In the genome of Candidatus Latescibacter sp., the window TATACATTTTTAAAGGGCTATTTTTGTATACACGACGACATATTTTATTGCGTTTCTCTTCAAAATAGATGCCGCAACGGTTGCTAAAAGATGCGCTGCTCTTTCATCGTTCCCGCGAAGCGGCTACAAGTTCGGCATGAAATGTGTATTCCTGAACTCGTTTCAGGATCTAAACACTAAAAACATTTTGATAAAACAGACGAAAATATTTCACACCGGTTCCGATAATTATTACCAGAAGTGAATGAAAAATATAACAGTTTACAACCGGGCAAGTCAACGGTTTCCGGTGCTCGCCAAAGTGGATGTGGATGCCAACCATGAGCTGGCTTCACAGTTCGGGGTACGAAGCATTCCGACAGGGAAGATTTTTGTAAACGGGACGATTGTAGACGAGTTCATCGGCGCTCTGCCGGAAAGCGATATCCGGGCTGTCATCGATTCCATCGTCTCTGGAGGGACCGTTGACCTGCTCGCCAGTGCGGAGAAACTCTCTGAGGAATCTCAGTTCGATGAGGCGGAATCGGTGTTTACCGATCTCCTTGAACGTGAGCCGGGCAACACCGGCGCGATCATCGGACTTTCCCGCCTGAAAATTATCAAAGGAGATGTGTCCGGCGCCCGACAGTGCCTTGACGCCATAAAGGAAACTGACGATCGGTTCGAAGAAGCTAAGACGCTTATGGGCGCTCTGGAATTCT includes:
- a CDS encoding tetratricopeptide repeat protein — protein: MKNITVYNRASQRFPVLAKVDVDANHELASQFGVRSIPTGKIFVNGTIVDEFIGALPESDIRAVIDSIVSGGTVDLLASAEKLSEESQFDEAESVFTDLLEREPGNTGAIIGLSRLKIIKGDVSGARQCLDAIKETDDRFEEAKTLMGALEFLNICKQHGGLKKSLKASEKNPGDLEALYILGCCYAAENSYGEALEMFLSIVRKNRQFGDDKARKAMLTLFAVIGSNSALTAEYRKRLAMEVF